In Mytilus edulis chromosome 13, xbMytEdul2.2, whole genome shotgun sequence, a single window of DNA contains:
- the LOC139501027 gene encoding basic proline-rich protein-like, whose product MKFSLGLVLALVCIASAAVPPPPPPKPVAPVAVPAGPPAGGPPPPAGGPPSPAGGPLPPAGGPPPPAGGPPPPGPPPVARGPPPAALPARPAPRAPFRPPYRPPVRPVAPRRPPPPPATPSFWDMVFGPSGPTTAAPFYPAAPRYFPRDDCDCFPDQDSCPAGYKYGGQCSNPEGARCCEYY is encoded by the exons ATGAAATTTTCCCTAGGATTAGTTCTTGCTTTGGTTTGCATCGCCTCAGCGGctg TACCGCCACCACCACCACCAAAACCAGTGGCACCTGTCGCTGTTCCAGCAGGTCCACCAGCCGGTGGTCCTCCTCCTCCAGCCGGTGGTCCTCCTTCTCCAGCCGGTGGTCCTCTTCCTCCAGCCGGCGGTCCTCCACCTCCAGCTGGCGGACCACCACCACCAGGCCCTCCACCAGTAGCCAGAGGACCACCACCAGCAGCTCTACCTGCAAGACCAGCACCTAGAGCTCCATTCCGTCCACCATATCGCCCACCAGTGAGACCAGTAGCACCAAGACGTCCACCCCCACCACCAGCAACACCATCTTTCTGGGATATGGTTTTCGGACCAAGTGGACCAACAACAGCTGCTCCTTTCTATCCTGCTGCTCCAAGATACTTCCCAAGGGATGACTGTGATTGTTTCCCTGACCAGGATAGCTGTCCAGCAGGTTACAAATATGGTGGTCAATGTAGTAATCCAGAGGGAGCAAGGTGCTGTGAATATTATTAA